A stretch of Onychomys torridus chromosome 2, mOncTor1.1, whole genome shotgun sequence DNA encodes these proteins:
- the Paqr7 gene encoding membrane progestin receptor alpha encodes MAMAVAQKFSHLLSSLWHVGQKPLQPEPVFTVDRAEVPPLFWKPYIYAGYRPLHQNWCFYFRTLFQQHNEAVNVWTHLLAALALLLRLVILVGSVDFWEDPHALPLFIIVLASFTYLSFSALAHLLQAKSEFWHYSFFFLDYVGVAVYQFGSALAHFYYAIEPSWHAQVQAIFLPMAAFLAWLSCAGSCYNKYSQKLGLLGRTCQEVPSALAYALDISPVVHRIIVSPLPAEEDPALLYHKCQVVFFLLAAAFFSTVMPESWFPGSCHIFGQGHQVFHVFLVLCTLAQLEAVTLDYQARRPIYEPLHARCPHNFSGLFLLTVGSSILTALLLSQLVRRKLHQKTK; translated from the coding sequence ATGGCGATGGCAGTAGCCCAGAAGTTCAGCCACCTGCTGTCCAGCTTGTGGCACGTGGGCCAGAAGCCTCTGCAGCCAGAGCCCGTGTTCACGGTGGACCGGGCTGAGGTGCCGCCCCTCTTCTGGAAGCCATACATCTACGCCGGCTACCGGCCGCTGCATCAGAACTGGTGTTTCTACTTCCGCACGCTCTTCCAACAGCACAATGAGGCTGTGAACGTGTGGACCCACCTGCTGGCCGCCCTGGCGCTGCTGCTGCGCCTGGTCATCTTGGTGGGGAGTGTGGACTTCTGGGAGGACCCGCACGCCCTGCCGCTCTTCATCATCGTCCTGGCCTCCTTCACCTACCTCTCCTTCAGTGCCCTGGCGCACCTCCTGCAAGCCAAGTCGGAATTTTGGCACTACAGCTTCTTCTTCCTGGACTATGTGGGCGTAGCCGTGTACCAGTTTGGCAGTGCCCTGGCGCACTTCTACTATGCCATTGAGCCCTCCTGGCATGCCCAGGTACAGGCCATCTTCCTGCCCATGGCTGCTTTTTTGGCCTGGCTGTCTTGTGCCGGCTCCTGCTACAACAAGTACAGCCAGAAACTAGGCCTGCTGGGCCGAACTTGCCAGGAGGTGCCCTCGGCGCTGGCCTATGCGCTGGACATCAGCCCCGTGGTGCACCGCATCATAGTGTCCCCTCTCCCTGCCGAGGAAGACCCCGCTCTTCTCTATCACAAGTGCCAGGTGGTTTTCTTCCTTCTGGCCGCTGCGTTTTTCTCCACCGTCATGCCCGAGAGTTGGTTCCCCGGCAGCTGCCACATCTTTGGGCAGGGACACCAGGTTTTCCATGTCTTTTTGGTGCTGTGCACATTGGCCCAGCTAGAGGCTGTGACGCTGGACTATCAGGCCCGGAGGCCCATCTATGAGCCTCTGCATGCCCGTTGCCCCCACAACTTCTCTGGCCTCTTCCTGCTCACGGTGGGTAGCAGCATCCTCACGGCCCTGCTTCTCAGCCAGCTGGTGCGGCGCAAACTCCATCAGAAGACTAAGTGA